The Henckelia pumila isolate YLH828 chromosome 2, ASM3356847v2, whole genome shotgun sequence genome includes a window with the following:
- the LOC140881209 gene encoding dynamin-related protein 5A-like, with translation MENVRKLITEADGYQPHLIAPEQGYRCLIETALITVKGSCNSEGTCSQVNRRDCRWTVEVGNAPVESLDRMKEESRKATLQLVDMECSYLTVDFFRKLPQDVEKGGNPTHSIFDRYNDSYLRRVVYCQVREAKRSLLDHFFAELGKREARQLGTLLDEDPAVMQRRLSLSKRLELYRAAQAEIDSVAWSK, from the exons GAAGCAGATGGATATCAGCCTCATCTTATAGCTCCTGAACAGGGTTATCGGTGTCTCATTGAAACTGCCTTGATTACCGTCAAAG gTTCGTGTAATTCTGAAGGAACTTGTTCACAAGTCAATCGGCGAGACTGTA GGTGGACTGTGGAGGTAGGGAATGCTCCTGTTGAATCATTGGACAGGATGAAGGAAGAAAGCAGGAAAGCAACACTTCAGCTAGTCGACATGGAATGCAGTTACTTAACTGTAGATTTCTTCCGCAAGCTTCCGCAAGATGTTGAGAAGGGTGGCAATCCAACGCATTCAATTTTCGACCGGTACAATGATTCATATCTTCGACGAGTTG TTTATTGTCAAGTTCGCGAGGCAAAACGCAGCTTGCTGGATCATTTCTTTGCCGAATTAGGCAAAAGAGAG GCGAGACAATTAGGCACACTGTTGGATGAGGATCCAGCAGTTATGCAGCGGCGGTTGTCTCTTTCAAAGAGACTGGAGTTGTACAGAGCTGCTCAAGCTGAGATTGATTCGGTAGCCTGGTCTAAGTAG